The Periophthalmus magnuspinnatus isolate fPerMag1 chromosome 17, fPerMag1.2.pri, whole genome shotgun sequence sequence TTATTATTcgatcaacaacatggtttaggatcagtctcccaacatatgtatgtgtgtatgtgtgtgtgtgtgtgtgtgtgtgtgtgtgcacaagcatatgtgtgtgtgtgagtgacatGTGCTGATCACTGCTTATCCCAGGTTGTATAATATAGAATGTTTTCTCAAATGTCTGATTTTCATTATTCACTATCTACAGGGCTCTGTTAGATCAGCTAAACCAGCTACAGGCTGTACTTGCTAACAGCTTTAAGAAGGCaacacacagagggacatgTATATTGGTAAGACATATACCTCAATTTCAAGGTAATTTGCACCATAGAGAATTGTTACTGTGCCTATGTCAAGATGATAGACAGGTCAATAGCAAATACATGGAGGTATAGATTTAAAACCGAGCACATCATTAAAAGGTGCGGCTCGTGTTTCTCTGTTCAGCTGCATTGGGCTTCAGGGATTAAATCTAGTCTCTGTTTGAAAAGTGATTCATGCAAGATCAGTTATCCTCTTCCGTTCTGGCTCTGACCCCCctatctgtgtctcctctcctccatgaCTAGGTTTTGCTCCTGTCCTTCTCCCTCATCATTTCCTCAAATCTGCAGCCAGACCCTTCCAGCCAAGTGAGCCAGAGAGACTTCACAGAGACACAAGGTCCCCTCAACATACcccccccgacacacacacacacgcacgcacgcacgcacacacacacacatacatacacatacacatacatactaATTAACTGTCTGATTTCCACAGTGGTGTCACGTTCCCTGCAGTCCATCCAAGTGCAGGACGCCCCCGCTCGGCCGCCCCTCTTTGCCCTCAGGGGGGTAGAGGTGTTGCGCAGTGGGATGGAGAGGATTTGGTCCTGGGCACAAGTGGCCACAGTGGATCACAGGCACCAGGACTATGCGTGATCTCAAAGAGCTCCACCCTGCCGCATTACCACCCAAGAGGGAGTCCGAGTGTTGGCCTGCTGCTAATGCAAATGCAGCATCCATACGAGCACATTTCTAAGCCTGTTCCTAAAGGAGCCTGGGATAATAGTCATCATCAGCTCTATATCTTGGCAGTTGACAGTCTATGCCATGTATTTATGATAAAGGTGaaagagacacttctgtgtcACTGTATTGTAAATAGATGCATTTTTCACAAATGTGAAATTAAGAGTAAAGTctattaaatacattaataagaTATATTGGCTGATTTGTCCTCAATACATTAGAGACAATCTGCTTGTATTACTTTTTTCAAATTAGTATTGCTTTTCTAAAATTTTCTACAGTATGGTaataaacttttctatcttgcatttattaaactaCAGATGTTTTTGCTAAAAGCATACCctgaaaacatgaattcttagtGTGATTGCTGGGTTCTCCTCACCACAGAAATAGCCCGTAACTTCACCTCATGGCATTCCCATGCCAAAAAATTGAGGGCAACATTGAGGCCAGTTGTATAAGGACCTATTTTATAGTctgaataaattatatatacaaaaaagaGAGGAATTCCAAACCAGTATTCCCAGCAATCTGCAACATGCACAGTGTCTATATAGCCCAGATAGGTTAAAAAATTGATAATCATCACATGAAACACGCAGATAATTAACACATGTCAAAATATACTGTCATTCTGCGATTAAAATATTGATTATAAACACAGCCCTGATTGCCATGGATCAATGAGGCTGTTGGGGATTTTCAAGTTCTTCTGAGGTTTGGGCTTTTTGAAGTCAGTTTTTGAAATGACAGCTATAAATTCTGGACTAGCACTGCATACAGTCAGACTAACTCCCAACAACCCTGTAGTTTCTGTGATGCTcattataattaaaattaaatgacaaaataaataaacataatgaaGCAGCTAAGGCGACCACCTCAGACTGTAGAAAAAGAGGGACAAGTTGTTGAAAGTGGTGGGATATGGAAGAATGGACTTGGGAAATGTAAGCACTTATATAATAACTGCAATAACTCTATGATATTACTTTTTCTATACTATTTCTTATAACTCTCTTGACGTTTCTAGCATTACAAAAACCCTTTCCTTCAGAAGTTTCAAGTTCAATATTGACCAGGTGCAATAGTTAAAGTtcattgcaatgtttttttctctctttttttggtAGCTGTTTTCTTGCTACATAGTTACATAGCTGTCATGCTTTTTTCCAATTGAGTGTGTATATTGATAAAATcttttgaaaaacatacatttgtactgtgagtggacttgcccttccaaaaatctgatctgcaaattggcacctgcttgtctccgtggctTGTCTGTcagaagtaataataataataataatacattttatttgaaagcgcctttcaggacactcaaggacactgtacaagacaaagttaaaaacacatatttacagataaaacagagatacaaaactgtaagatggtgagagtgactgattatgtggtgtaggattgtgtgaacaggtgggttttgagtctggatttgaaaagtggaagagagtcaaTGTTGCTGTTCAGAAGTGACTGAACAGAGGAAATAAGGCCACTGAGACACCATGAATATCATCATGGTGTCTCATGCTGGTTAATACAAGATCACTTCTTAGTCAGGATAATTAAAAAAGCAATTATCTCTTCCTTTAAATAATGTGATGCAGACTACTAATTAAAAGATCTATGCTGCTGGTACACAGGACAGAGCCTAGTCTGTAAGGGTAGACAACAACAACCAGAGAAGACAACAGAACATACAGTCAAAGAAAACATCATGAGTATGTACTGTAATACTTATATACAACTGCAATATAAGATAAAGGAACCTTCACTGAGCTGAAAGAACAAGATTTTGTACATCAACATTTGGTGGACAAACCGTTCAAACAAAGGCAAACAACTGACCTCTTAttatctttttcttatttttattatattataagatTGATCAAGTTTATAGCATTAGCTGAAAATGCTGAAGATCAGACTTGCAAAATATTCTCACATCAAGAGGGGCCAATGTTGAGTTCAATAAGATGACTCATATGACCTAAAAAGTCGTTTTGAAGTACATCTTCAAAGAAAGGGTTGTTAAAATGAGCTGTCAATCTCTCAAGTTCAATCTTTTATATTCTACTTCTTACAGAAATAATTCCCAGTATGATTTAAAAACTGGGCTGTGTAAGTTCAGTTGGAATTTTGAGGGTTTCATCTGATCCCTCTCCCTTTTCTGCTTCTGTTAATACAGATGTTCCATTGAGTTACCTAACTGGCCTAAAGGCAGTGTTGAGGGAATTTACACATCACTagtaaagatgtctgtgtaatctctcagtcgtccaggtctgatccaaagtaaaaGCCAGTccactgtacatctccatctcaaagacactaaccgcTCCTTTGAAGATGATGAGCTACaaatcttagccagagaaaataaatggtttgagaggggagttaaagaagcaattctccttgaacaggaatgggggccttagacacaatctctcctccatctatatctccatcctcagacccaaagcaaacaaaggaaacaaagagaacagtagATTTTGCCAGGATGCCAGTAGGAGGGTAAGCATTCATTGAGAGTTGTATGAATATACtaattatgactcaggcacagacTTAGTGTAGCTCTATAGACCTatcctacatacagaaactgtaaacaatagctgtttccagGTTCAGTGtctcagtgtcgttagctcctctcttAAGGCAGTGTCACACAGCAATCTGACTAGAAATGAAGAAgctcttggatgagcagtgaaatgtcttcattgtccagttgacagatttaacttttggcttttacattACTAGTaacttaatttaaaatatatgacTACTTAGTTGCAGCATTCTTTCATATTAATCCAATATTTGATGTTTAACTGAAGACATTTAAATGAAAGCAGACAAAGAGTTGTTTTAACTGGCTCAAATGATATTCCAGCAACACTATATATGGGCAACCTCTCCACAACCTACAGCCTGCCCATTTCTCTGCCTTTAAGCTGCTACCGGTCAGCATAATTAATATAGACAATTTTTGTTACTAACTTTAATTTATGAACAAATAGCCCTATTCATATAGTGTTGCATTAATTAACTTCTATCTAGTCATAAATTACAACCAAACATTGTTTTATTTCCTGTTCTGACCCGATCTCTCTAAAATCAGATATCCAGGATGTACAGCGTCTTCCAGTGCTCTCAAGTGTTGCTCCTCGCGCATTTCCCTGGTCCAGATGCGCGCGGTGGTGAAGAGGAGTAGAGCGACTCTTTAAAAGCCCGCAGCATCCGACGGAACAAGTCTAAACACGAAGCTGACACCTGCTCCTCACAGCACACACTGAGGGCGAATAATGAAGTAACGTGGAGCATCTCAGCTGGATGTAGATTCATTTAAAAAGTACTCTATTCTGGGTTAACAGGAACGAGACGCGCGTAATGGGATCTATGCAACTGCAGAACACGACTATTACGGGACAAGacaatgggatttttttttttttcctgtgtagTTAGTAGTTCACTTTATTAAGAGAGTATGCAGAATAACAGCAATGGATCCGACCTGTTTGGAGATTACAGCGCGTGCAGGGGGGACGAGGATGAAGGCGACATCTCCAAACTGATCAACCCCACAAACGCAGCGACCAACCTGGGCACACTGAACCTGTCACTCCACTGCTGGCTCCAGATACTTTCAAAGGAATCCACCTCAGATCTATATGGAGACAGTGCAAACCTGGCGGTAAGTGACTTTCACAAACCGAGTTAGAACAGGACTGTGTGCACTTCATCTCTTGAAAAAGACTGTTGATATTTAAGCCTATTACAATCAAAAAACAAAGCTGATGTAGCCCCAAGTACTATTCTTATAGCAAACGTTATTTAATAGTATGTATactattcattttctttttaatagaTTTCAAAGAAGATATCAATAAGCTATAATGGTTTACTCTGGAGGGACATTCTGGGTTAGTTCTGTTAATCTACAACGGGTAGAGTAAAAGGGAGGGTATAAAAAGCTGTGAGTATTGTGACTTTCCAGTGGCTGAAAGGAAAGAATGATGAGTTTACTTTAAATATCCTTAGGTTTATCACACAAGTACCATTAAGTTAGActtgtataaaatataaatgactCATGTATGAACCAGATTCCCCTGGATGATTATAGGGCAGAGAATGAGCATATGTTGTTATCTGTGACAGGTGCGTATTGTCATTGCCTCGGTCTACCTGGTGGTGTGCGTGCTGGGGCTTGTGGGAAACCTTTTGGCCTTGTTCTTGCTCCACTCTCGTCGCCGTGGACACCACCACTCCTCCATTGACAGCTTTGTGATGAGCCTGGCTCTGACAGACCTCCAGTTTGTGCTAACTCTGCCCTTCTGGGCTGTGGACATAGTGCTGGACTTTCGCTGGCCCTTTGGCAGAATCATGTGTAAGATAGTGAGCTCAGTAACTACTCTCAACATGTATGCAAGTGTCTTTTTCCTCACGGCCATGAGCATGACGCGCTACCACTCTCTCATGACCTCTTTGAAGATGGAGAGCCCCAGGATTGCCATAGCTCGTGCCAAATGGGCTAGTTTGGCCATATGGGTGGTGTCACTGGTGGCTACTCTACCCCATGCTCTTTATTCAACAACAGTCCAGGTTAGTTATACACACATGAtaatatgtttgtgatgtttaGTTTGCAAAACTGACACAAGGACAATGAAAAATATGAGCATATATGGAAGAACAGATGGGATCTTCTTTCACATATTTATTAAATGTTGACAGCTGGTAGGTGCATTTCTTCGGTAATTGGACACAAACTTTATGTAAGctgtgtctttgtcttttgaaaatgtcacatgaaaacaaatgaaaacttcAAACTCACTCTTCATCTGCACATGCATATGGATGGTGATGCAGAGCCAGCTCTCTCTGGTGAGAACATTAAATTATTATTCCACTTTGGAATTGTTCATCTATGGCCATCTCTTTCCTAGGGTAGCATTTAAAGCTTGCAACATGTATAGGTGGcccatgttttaatatttgttcacaTAATCACAAACCTTTCTTTATAGTGTAAACACCCTAGTGAGGATACACTGTGTGTGGCCCTTGTCTTCACAGGTCTCTGCTGAAGACGAGCTGTGCTTGGTGCGCTTCTCAGACTCAGGGCAGTGGGACCCGCAGGTCTTGCTTGGACTTTATCAGACACAGAAAGTacttctgggatttgtagtgcCCTTGACCATCATCAGTGTGTGCTACCTCCTGCTGCTTCGTTTCATCCTGAGTCGGCGTGTTGTGGCCAGTGTGACGAATGGGAATGTGATGGAAAAGACCGAGAGTGAGAGGGGGCGGCACCGGAGGCGCTCCAAAGTCACCCGCTCAGTGACCATCGTGGTGCTATCCTTTTTCATCTGCTGGCTCCCCAACCAGGCGCTCACACTGTGGGGCGTGCTCATTAAGTTTGACTTGGTTCCATTCAGTAAGGCTTTCTACAACACACAGGCCTATGCTTTCCCTCTGACTGTGTGTCTGGCTCATGCCAACAGCTGTCTCAACCCAGTCCTTTACTGCCTCATCCGCAAGGAGTACCGCGCTGGGCTCAAGGACATGTTGCTCCGAGTGTCCCGCTCTGTCCACACCATCCTCACCAGGGCTCTGAGGGGCAGGAGAGTGGAAGGGACTCCCCCAAACTTGGTCATGGTACGCACAGAAATGAATATGTGAGGGCAATGATTTAAACATCACTTAAGATTGTATGAGTGtgaaaatattatatttgtCCATAAAAAAGTAATTTGGTTTCAAACCATTCTTTTCTTGTGAGACCTGATATGCCCATTGTCCACACAGAGTTGTGATGGATAGAGCCAAATTGATAGAGTATCTTTTACATGTTCTGGGTAATATTATATTCTGTTATGGGTACTGAGCATGCAGTATTACTGATGCagtattactgtacatttaacaAAGAAAACTCCATATGAATGTAGACTAGCCTTAAATTCACTTTAGGAtacacactttataaaaactATACCACCTATGAAGTCAGTACATTATTCCATTCCATGTCTGAATCAAAGCAATCAATCAGACATctacaaatacaacagttaagTGAGTCTTTGCCAAATCAAGCGAAGTACAGGAGGAGTGGGCTTCCCACAAACAGCAAAGTAAACTCAATCTTACACTTGCATTATGAGTGTATATGTTGTGATGTTCGCAGCCATGTCCCCATCACATATGTGCCCTCTAGGATCTGCAGAGGCATGACTTGGTGCTTGATTGTACAGTTCCTTTTATTATTGTCCatatgtagtgctgcactgctggTAACAGCTTCAGAATCCAGCATAATGTGTGTaccatgaaataaaatacattagaaGGACAATGCATTTTGTATGGTTTTTCTACTTTTATCTGGTCACACAACTGGTTTTAGCACAAAAGCGCAGACGCGTTTTTGCCCTTTTACAATCTTTCAGTTCAGAATCATTGATAAGCAAATACCACGCGGTCCTTTTATGCTCTGTAATTACATCACTTATCAGAATTAGAGCTTATTGGTCAATTAGAAGGGACAAGGTGTAGGTCACATCCATCATGAGGATCATATTTTAATGGGAGGAATGAGATGAAAATAGATTGTGAATGGGGCATGGCGTACTGAAAATTAACAGTATAATATCAAAATGTGTTTCCTGATCTGTAATGGGCAAAGTGATCCAAAAAGAAGGAAAATAATGTGATCCAATCCAAAAGACAAAAGCTGCACAAAGGACAGTGCAAACAAATTGGACATCGCGGAGATAGCACTTTTGCGTCAGTACAAAATGCTCCAGGTACAATTCCTGGGTCAGTTAAAGCCTTTCTGTGCAGTAGAGCATGTTCTCAGTGTGTGGTATAGGTGCTCTAACTTCCCCATCAGGCTAAAACATGCAGAATatgctaatcctccagctaggtactcaaTAACTGCACCAACAGCCTGTGGCTCTCTGACAAGTTTCCCCAACAGAACTGATCGATGGCTCAAATGCCACGGACATTCTCTGTGGGAACGACTAAGTATACCTACACCAtaacagtggtggaacataagtaaaagtagtaaagtattgtacttaagtcaaatttttgttatctgtgctttactttaaGAACCTATATTACCCTCTgagctgttataatgttgtttcctcatccaaaacatgcccttagttgtgttttgtttcattcacacatgtttaacacacaaaccctgcatatctaGGCTGAGTTattttctcagacagaaaacattctATTCCACTTGATccacactgtgatgtcatttggtaatacaggaagtgttccactgtgtttttaaactccacacaccttcactagaatcactggatgattttagccctggaattgccaatctctactgaacaaacagtaaaaggtagctgttaaaatGAAagctacctcttcatgacatcacaaggtggaacagatcattttgagtttagagatacagacagactaataataatacatgacaACCAAGCAAGCGTggatgaaacaagacacaactcttgatgagataacaacattttaacatgtctaaaagttcacatgagtcaattttgcatgatataggacctttaagtaaattgtggatacattttacttttactttactacacttgagagcaggtatcagtGCTTTCTACTATTTTTactgaaaagttaaaatattttctattattgtttgaggcctactgaaaaggctgagagacaaaacaaaaagaaacaaataaaaacagctataaaaaatgtataaatttagcacaaatattttatcaaaatcactacatttgaagctttataaaaccagaaaatctttaagtacatttttaaacgggtgcATTAGTATTTTAActtaagtattattattattattttttttttatgtgatgcaATTACTGTACTaacaataaatgaaaataaaacatgcatgagAGGAAATCCCAGATGGCTCTTTCTATTCACAATAGCTTCAAGAAAAGACAGCGGATGACAGGTCCAAGTGATAAATCATGTCCACCAAACCCCAAAGGAAATTCAGTGTCATAGGATAAAAATGGCTCTGTAACTTTTTTCTTCTACATCACTTGTGACCTTGATGCACCACATCAACCATcaaagagctttataataaaaaaaggcACTGGCTGTGGTTAAATGGAGCtctaataaaagacaaaaccatAACTGCACACAGTTCACTAATAAGTGTGCACTGTAGAGATGGACTAGCATCAAACATGCAGGTGCAAATTCACTTTGTGTTCCaggtaaaaaaagaaatatcttTGTATGAAAGGGGCAAAGCACATTCAAACATGCAGACTAGACCACCTCACGCATGATTTCTGTAAATGTGTCACTGACAGGATGACTGAGCCAGCTGTTGGACTTCCTAGTGCAGTGGTTAATAGCTGAGGAAGTGCCCTGTGTGATGCTGTCCCTTGTGCTGTGCTGAGGAGCAGATGTTAAAAGGTTATTGAGCTGCAAAGACGttcctcctcacacagacctggagttacaCTAGGAGTTTGATGCTGCTTCTGTCAAACCCACAGAGGCTTTGAAGCCAAGTATTAGACCACATTTGTTCTGTGACATCAGTGAGATATTGACCACAGCTTTTAATGGTCATCCAATTGCTGAGCTTCTTCAAATTGTAAGAATATTCTGCATATTTTTTATGCCCTCTCACTGCATTGGTTGGAAAGTACACTATAGTAAAAACGGTCCAGAAAAATAGCAAACTGAAAATATGTTCTATATAGCTACACAAAAAGTTGCTCAGTGTACTGACTAGACAAAACCATAAGTGCACACAGTCGACTAAAAGGGTCCTATAAGTGTGCTCAGTGCAGATAGACCAGTATCAACATGTCTACCATCGTCTCTTCAGTGTGGAAATGATTATAATTTAAATGAAGTTGTGGAAAAGGTCAGGCAGCTTTCATC is a genomic window containing:
- the LOC117385538 gene encoding relaxin-3 receptor 1-like yields the protein MQNNSNGSDLFGDYSACRGDEDEGDISKLINPTNAATNLGTLNLSLHCWLQILSKESTSDLYGDSANLAVRIVIASVYLVVCVLGLVGNLLALFLLHSRRRGHHHSSIDSFVMSLALTDLQFVLTLPFWAVDIVLDFRWPFGRIMCKIVSSVTTLNMYASVFFLTAMSMTRYHSLMTSLKMESPRIAIARAKWASLAIWVVSLVATLPHALYSTTVQVSAEDELCLVRFSDSGQWDPQVLLGLYQTQKVLLGFVVPLTIISVCYLLLLRFILSRRVVASVTNGNVMEKTESERGRHRRRSKVTRSVTIVVLSFFICWLPNQALTLWGVLIKFDLVPFSKAFYNTQAYAFPLTVCLAHANSCLNPVLYCLIRKEYRAGLKDMLLRVSRSVHTILTRALRGRRVEGTPPNLVMVRTEMNM